Proteins found in one Ovis aries strain OAR_USU_Benz2616 breed Rambouillet chromosome 19, ARS-UI_Ramb_v3.0, whole genome shotgun sequence genomic segment:
- the LOC121817287 gene encoding uncharacterized protein LOC121817287 has translation MRAGRRRTAPARPSLPRSHLQPRAANRQSQDLSRTLLERCGRASANILRMKRTQAAVPPETAGKKGGGRASPVVHRRRPDGIFQTTSMVAWECLLQSTHPYLLVWEAKSVSDSVPLQGTAGAGTDRWDLSRLSGALWVWAPKTMRDIGPCILGPSPCTPQSQAYQSGCHQGSNWGSVGGFGGDWPQDQGWRWCCLPCLNIHAGPGQHPQHRPSSLLFIEETEVHCLVSVQVRGRHIPACPPSYAPHTLSGLPHLLTGNHTERSEEAWQLRCIRSFSTPGSFCTG, from the exons ATGCGGGCTGGGCGCCGCCGGACAGCCCCGGCTCGACCCTCCCTACCCCGCTCCCATCTGCAGCCCCGGGCGGCCAACAGGCAAAGCCAGGACTTGTCCCGGACGTTGCTGGAGAGATGCGGGCGAGCGTCCG CCAACATTTTACGGATGAAGAGGACTCAGGCCGCGGTCCCCCCGGAAACAGCTGGTAAGAAGGGAGGCGGACGAGCAAGCCCGGTGGTCCATCGGCGCCGCCCAGATGGCATCTTCCAGACAACATCGATGGTAGCCTGGGAGTGCCTTCTACAGAGCACGCACCCTTACCTCCTGGTGTGGGAGGCGAAGAGTGTTTCCGATTCTGTTCCTCTCCAGGGCACTGCTGGAGCCGGGACTGATCGCTGGGACCTGTCTAGGCTCTCCGGAGCGCTGTGGGTCTGGGCTCCTAAGACTATGCGGGACATTGGACCCTGCATCCTGGGACCCTCCCCATGCACGCCACAGAGCCAGGCATACCAATCCGGCtgccaccagggatcaaactggggctCCGTGGGAGGGTTTGGAGGAGACTGGCCTCAAGATCAAGGATGGCGATGGTGCTGTCTGCCCTGCCTGAACATTCATGCAGGTCCTGGCCAGCATCCGCAGCACAGACCCAGCTCACTCCTTTTCATAGAAGAGACAGAGGTTCACTGCCTGGTCTCTGTGCAAGTGAGAGGCAGGCACATCCCTGCCTGTCCCCCGTCCTATGCTCCTCACACACTCTCAGGTCTTCCCCATCTTCTCACTGGCAATCACACCGAAAGGTCAGAAGAAGCTTGGCAACTAAGGTGCATCCGTAGTTTCAGCACACCAGGAAGCTTCTGCACAGGCTAG